One genomic segment of Acanthochromis polyacanthus isolate Apoly-LR-REF ecotype Palm Island chromosome 9, KAUST_Apoly_ChrSc, whole genome shotgun sequence includes these proteins:
- the crfb16 gene encoding cytokine receptor family member B16 gives MTLRRTVSQLMMVILLDLHDIWTLPAPSRVSMDSVDMRHTLRWRPPQAPCNTTVLYSVQYQGEFELLLRNGSWVDAAECQRIPQTHCDLSFDLGSDSDYNLQVRAECGSQRSAWTRLSRAFNRRDTLMTVPEMSVTTSGDALQVTFSKLPPSAAVSVTVWKKGDETQVIPSFQAAVFSMPAEQTVLHVAALQVGVMYCVSAQVVLDSRLHSSSTDIRCVSITGSAAWKRPTTVTVTVIVMAGLLFALFWSVVHCRPDACQTYFHKEPLPQSLKGDWSVQIPISPQEAELCEACERIPSLLSVDSERRASKTDAEFTAHLDKHKH, from the exons ATGACGCTGAGGCGGACCGTGAGTCAGCTGATGATGGTGATCCTGCTGGACCTGCATG ATATTTGGACGCTGCCGGCTCCCAGCAGAGTTTCCATGGACTCTGTGGACATGAGACACACACTGAGGTGGCGCCCCCCACAGGCTCCATGCAACACTACAGTCCTGTACTCGGTCCAGTACCAGGG GGAGTtcgagctgctgctgaggaacgGCAGCTGGGTGGACGCTGCAGAGTGCCAGAGGATCCCTCAGACTCACTGCGACCTGAGCTTCGACCTCGGCTCTGACTCCGACTACAACCTGCAGGTCAGAGCTGAGTGCGGCTCACAGCGTTCAGCCTGGACCCGCCTCAGCCGAGCCTTCAACCGGAGAGACA CTCTGATGACGGTTCCAGAGATGTCGGTGACGACTTCCGGTGACGCCCTTCAGGTGACCTTCAGCAAACTTCCTCCTTCAGCCGCCGTCAGCGTGACGGTGTGGAAGAAAGGCGACGAAACGCAGGTTATTCCTTCTT TTCAGGCTGCTGTGTTCTCGATGCCCGCTGAGCAGACGGTGCTCCACGTCGCCGCCCTGCAGGTCGGAGTGATGTACTGCGTCAGCGCTCAGGTCGTCCTGGACTCTCggctccacagcagcagcaccgaCATCCGCTGTGTGTCCATCACAG GTTCTGCTGCCTGGAAGAGGCCGACCACCGTCACCGTCACCGTCATCGTCATGGCCGGTCTCCTGTTTGCTCTGTTCTGGTCCGTCGTTCACTGCCGGCCGGACGCCTGTCAGACGTATTTCCATAAAGAGCCGCTGCCACAGTCGCTG AAAGGTGATTGGAGCGTTCAAATCCCAATCAGCCCTCAGGAGGCGGAGCTCTGTGAGGCTTGTGAGCGAATCCCGTCGCTGCTGAGTGTCGACTCCGAGCGAAGAGCATCAAAGACGGATGCTGAGTTCACAGCACATctggacaaacacaaacactga